One genomic segment of Pandoraea thiooxydans includes these proteins:
- a CDS encoding beta-ketoacyl-ACP synthase III: protein MTQPAIYSRVIGTGSYLPPRRVSNQQLAEELAARQVETSDEWIVARTGIKARYFAPPDMTTSDLAVEAARKALDMAGVDAQAVDLIILATSTPDFVFPSTACLVQSKLGITNGCAAFDVQAVCSGFVYALATADNFIRSGAYRNVLVIGAETFSRILDFNDRTTCVLFGDGAGAVLLSASSEPGVLSTALHADGRYADILCVPGNVHGGAIQGNAFLYMDGQAVFKLAVGVLEKVALEALDKAGLEASQIDWLIPHQANIRIMLSTARKLHLPTEKMIVTVDEHGNTSAASIPLALDVAVRDGRIQRGQRVMLEGVGGGFTWGAALLRM from the coding sequence ATGACTCAACCCGCGATCTATTCTCGTGTTATCGGCACCGGCAGCTATCTCCCGCCGCGCCGCGTCAGCAACCAGCAACTGGCTGAAGAGCTGGCTGCGCGTCAGGTCGAGACGAGCGACGAATGGATTGTGGCGCGCACGGGCATCAAGGCTCGATATTTTGCGCCGCCGGACATGACGACCAGCGATCTCGCCGTCGAGGCGGCGCGCAAGGCGCTCGACATGGCAGGCGTCGATGCTCAGGCCGTGGACCTGATTATTCTTGCCACCTCGACGCCGGATTTCGTGTTTCCGAGCACGGCGTGTTTGGTGCAAAGCAAGCTGGGCATCACAAATGGTTGCGCGGCATTTGATGTGCAGGCGGTATGTTCCGGCTTCGTGTATGCACTGGCCACGGCTGATAACTTTATCCGCAGCGGCGCATACCGGAACGTGCTGGTGATCGGCGCAGAAACCTTCTCCCGTATTCTCGACTTCAACGACCGCACCACTTGTGTTCTCTTTGGTGATGGCGCGGGTGCGGTGCTGTTGTCCGCATCCAGCGAGCCCGGTGTACTCTCGACGGCTTTGCATGCGGACGGTCGCTACGCGGATATCCTGTGCGTGCCGGGTAATGTGCATGGTGGTGCCATTCAGGGCAATGCCTTTCTCTACATGGACGGCCAGGCCGTCTTCAAGCTGGCCGTCGGTGTCCTTGAGAAAGTGGCGTTGGAGGCGTTGGATAAGGCTGGCCTGGAAGCGTCGCAGATCGATTGGCTGATTCCTCACCAAGCCAATATTCGGATTATGCTCAGCACGGCCCGCAAGCTGCACTTGCCTACCGAAAAGATGATCGTAACGGTCGACGAGCACGGCAACACGTCGGCGGCATCGATCCCTCTGGCATTGGACGTCGCCGTGCGCGACGGCCGGATTCAGCGTGGCCAACGGGTGATGCTCGAGGGCGTCGGCGGCGGATTCACCTGGGGCGCTGCATTGCTGCGCATGTAA
- the plsX gene encoding phosphate acyltransferase PlsX gives MTVRMTIDCMGGDHGPAVTVPAAVKFVQHTDDVELVLVGLEQPIQAQLAKLKAQTHSRLSVVPASEVVSMDDSVEVALRKKKDSSMRVALNLVKDGQAQACISAGNTGALMAVSRYVLKTLVGIERPAIATQLPNQTGGYTTVLDLGANVDCEPTHLLQFAEMGYALVSAVGGKERPSIGLLNIGEEIIKGNDVIKQAGELLRASTLNFYGNVEGNDIYKGTTDIVVCDGFVGNAVLKTSEGLAQMLGNMIKEEFERSWLTKLAALVALPVLQRFKHRVDHRRYNGAALLGLRGLVIKSHGSADAYAFEWAIKRGYDAVRNGVQARLERAMEDNKTQLGETGAAQAAPIAPAY, from the coding sequence ATGACAGTCAGAATGACGATCGACTGTATGGGCGGGGACCACGGCCCAGCGGTTACGGTGCCCGCAGCAGTCAAATTCGTGCAGCACACCGACGATGTCGAACTCGTATTGGTCGGGCTGGAGCAGCCCATTCAGGCACAGTTGGCCAAACTGAAGGCCCAGACGCATTCCCGGCTGTCTGTCGTGCCGGCGTCCGAAGTAGTATCAATGGACGACTCGGTCGAAGTCGCGCTGCGCAAAAAGAAAGACTCGTCGATGCGAGTGGCGCTGAATCTGGTCAAGGATGGACAGGCTCAGGCTTGCATATCTGCGGGAAACACCGGCGCGCTGATGGCCGTGTCGCGGTATGTCCTCAAGACGCTGGTCGGCATCGAGCGGCCCGCGATTGCCACGCAACTGCCTAATCAAACCGGTGGTTACACGACTGTGCTCGACCTGGGAGCCAATGTCGACTGTGAACCCACGCACTTGCTGCAATTCGCTGAAATGGGATATGCGCTGGTGTCGGCTGTCGGCGGCAAGGAGCGGCCGAGCATCGGGTTGCTCAATATCGGTGAAGAGATCATCAAAGGCAACGACGTCATCAAGCAGGCCGGTGAGCTGTTGCGCGCCAGCACGCTGAATTTCTACGGCAATGTCGAAGGTAACGACATCTACAAGGGCACCACCGATATCGTCGTGTGTGACGGTTTTGTCGGCAATGCGGTCCTGAAGACGTCCGAAGGCCTGGCGCAGATGCTGGGCAATATGATCAAGGAAGAATTCGAGCGCTCCTGGCTGACCAAGCTGGCGGCGCTGGTGGCGCTGCCCGTGCTGCAGCGCTTCAAACATCGCGTCGATCATCGCCGCTACAATGGCGCGGCTTTGCTTGGTTTGCGCGGTTTGGTCATCAAGAGCCATGGCTCAGCGGACGCCTACGCGTTCGAGTGGGCGATCAAGCGCGGCTACGATGCCGTGCGCAATGGTGTTCAGGCGCGCCTGGAGCGCGCGATGGAAGACAATAAAACCCAGCTCGGGGAGACCGGTGCCGCGCAGGCTGCCCCGATTGCCCCGGCATACTGA
- the rpmF gene encoding 50S ribosomal protein L32 encodes MAVQQNKKSPSKRGMHRSHDFLGQLPLAVEPTSGEAHLRHHITPNGFYRGRKVVKTKND; translated from the coding sequence ATGGCTGTTCAACAGAACAAAAAATCGCCGTCGAAGCGCGGCATGCACCGCTCGCACGATTTTCTGGGTCAATTGCCCCTGGCCGTCGAGCCGACTTCGGGTGAGGCGCACCTGCGTCACCACATCACGCCGAACGGTTTCTACCGTGGCCGGAAAGTCGTCAAGACCAAAAACGACTGA
- a CDS encoding YceD family protein translates to MREYVVNLFEFARTGMIAEGDVPVQELPRMLTEVPAAVPVTERSTVVFHWRAQGFERSEHRADGGMAVRQYLRLAVAGDMWLECQRCMTPYRHPMATETVFEVVRDEAQADACLADDTLPEAIVGSANFDLIELVEEELLLALPLVPKHEVCPEVHVSLVTGPDGQAEPAEEDVQDKPSPFAALAALKRVPSDEGK, encoded by the coding sequence ATGCGCGAATACGTGGTCAATCTTTTCGAATTCGCCCGTACCGGGATGATCGCCGAAGGCGATGTGCCCGTGCAGGAGTTGCCGCGCATGTTAACCGAAGTTCCGGCGGCTGTGCCAGTAACCGAGCGCTCGACCGTGGTATTCCACTGGCGTGCGCAGGGTTTTGAGCGCAGCGAACATCGCGCCGATGGTGGCATGGCGGTGCGGCAGTATCTTCGCTTGGCGGTCGCGGGCGACATGTGGCTGGAGTGCCAGCGCTGCATGACGCCATACCGGCACCCGATGGCGACCGAGACGGTGTTCGAAGTGGTGCGCGATGAGGCGCAAGCCGATGCCTGTCTGGCAGACGATACATTGCCGGAGGCGATCGTCGGCTCGGCAAATTTCGACCTGATCGAGCTGGTGGAAGAAGAGTTGCTGCTGGCGCTCCCGCTGGTGCCGAAGCATGAGGTATGTCCTGAGGTTCATGTCAGTTTGGTTACCGGCCCCGATGGGCAAGCCGAGCCTGCGGAGGAGGATGTGCAGGACAAGCCGTCGCCATTCGCCGCGTTGGCTGCGCTAAAGCGCGTGCCAAGCGACGAGGGCAAATAA
- a CDS encoding Maf-like protein, with translation MPLHSNPPLILASGSRYRRELLERLRVSFTVKAPHVDETPLAGENPHQTALRLAQEKAHAVAAAHPDAVIIGSDQVAMLDGRQIGKPGDHPTAMAQLRMMRGKVVEFHTALCVHDARSGLSQADDVVTFVTVRNLPDETLDAYLRAEEPYDCAGSAKSEGLGIMLLEKVESTDPTALIGLPLIALTTMLMRTGFTLPGPGTQ, from the coding sequence ATGCCGCTACACAGCAATCCGCCACTGATCCTTGCCTCGGGCTCCCGCTATCGGCGAGAGTTGCTCGAGCGGCTGCGCGTTTCGTTCACGGTTAAGGCCCCACACGTCGACGAAACACCGCTGGCGGGCGAAAACCCCCACCAGACGGCACTGCGGCTGGCACAGGAAAAAGCGCATGCGGTCGCTGCGGCCCACCCAGACGCGGTCATCATCGGCTCCGATCAGGTCGCGATGCTCGACGGTCGGCAGATCGGCAAACCCGGCGATCACCCGACGGCCATGGCGCAACTGCGCATGATGCGCGGCAAGGTTGTCGAATTCCATACGGCGCTGTGCGTGCACGATGCGCGCTCGGGCCTTTCCCAGGCCGATGACGTAGTGACTTTCGTGACAGTCCGCAACCTGCCCGACGAGACGCTTGACGCTTATTTACGCGCCGAAGAACCCTATGACTGCGCCGGCAGTGCCAAATCCGAAGGGCTTGGCATCATGCTGCTCGAGAAAGTGGAGTCCACCGATCCGACCGCGCTGATCGGCCTGCCATTGATCGCGCTGACGACCATGCTGATGCGCACTGGCTTCACCCTACCTGGTCCGGGAACCCAATGA
- a CDS encoding SAM-dependent methyltransferase: MTGALYLIPNTLGPATAGGLAAVLPDEVRHCAARLEYFIGEQAKSTRAFLKLAGCAKPLQEITIRELNVNTPAAAIDDLLAPIVAGSDGGLISEAGCPAVADPGALLVRRAHELGIRVVPLVGPSSILLALMASGLNGQSFAFAGYLPVDAAERIKRIRELELRSRRERQTQIFIETPYRNQAMLDALLGTCAGTTLLCVAVDLTQPEEIVVSHRIQDWPRKRLDLHKRPAIFLLLAQ, translated from the coding sequence ATGACCGGCGCACTTTACCTGATTCCCAATACACTGGGCCCCGCCACCGCCGGAGGCCTTGCGGCCGTCCTGCCGGACGAGGTCAGGCACTGCGCCGCTCGGCTCGAATACTTCATCGGAGAGCAGGCCAAGAGCACCCGGGCTTTCCTGAAATTGGCGGGCTGCGCCAAACCACTTCAGGAAATTACGATTCGAGAGCTGAACGTCAACACACCAGCGGCGGCCATCGACGACTTGTTGGCGCCGATCGTGGCCGGTTCGGACGGCGGCCTGATTTCCGAAGCCGGCTGCCCAGCAGTCGCCGACCCTGGCGCCCTGCTGGTGCGGCGCGCCCACGAGCTGGGCATCCGGGTCGTCCCGCTGGTGGGTCCCAGCTCGATATTACTGGCCTTGATGGCGTCCGGCCTGAATGGCCAAAGTTTCGCTTTCGCCGGCTATCTGCCGGTGGATGCCGCGGAGCGCATCAAACGCATTCGCGAGCTCGAACTGCGCTCGCGGCGCGAGAGGCAGACTCAAATTTTCATCGAGACGCCATATCGCAATCAGGCCATGCTCGATGCGCTACTCGGCACCTGCGCGGGCACCACGCTATTGTGCGTCGCGGTCGACCTGACCCAGCCCGAAGAAATCGTCGTCAGCCACCGAATCCAGGATTGGCCGCGCAAACGGCTGGACCTGCACAAGCGGCCCGCTATCTTTTTGCTGCTGGCTCAGTAA
- a CDS encoding S49 family peptidase: MTESFPPDNPPRDESRPSDARQAVGRAGTDENWERTVLEKVLLATLKEQRAARRWKIFFRLVALALFGLIAWALMDTGTTPVTTAGRHTALVKLTGEISASGQASADAINKALDSAFADSGTAGVILRINSPGGSPVQAGRIYDEIMRLRAKYPAKPIYVVVDEMCASGGYYVAAAADKIFVNQASIVGSIGVLMDGFGFTGLMDKLGIERRLLTAGKNKGFLDPFSPETDEQKAYALQMLSDVHRQFIDAVKKGRGARLKNDPQLFSGLFWTGEKSIQLGLADGYGTVDSVARDVIKASDIVDYTVKESFPDRVARRFGAAVGNAAIETLLMSGRMSMR, from the coding sequence ATGACCGAATCTTTTCCGCCCGACAATCCCCCTCGAGATGAGTCGCGCCCGTCGGACGCTCGTCAGGCAGTTGGCCGAGCTGGCACCGACGAAAACTGGGAGCGGACCGTGCTGGAAAAGGTGCTGCTAGCAACGCTCAAGGAGCAACGGGCGGCGCGTCGTTGGAAAATATTCTTTCGGTTGGTGGCGCTTGCGTTGTTCGGTCTGATTGCCTGGGCGTTGATGGACACCGGCACAACGCCCGTGACCACGGCCGGCCGGCACACCGCTCTGGTCAAATTGACTGGCGAGATTTCGGCGAGCGGGCAAGCCAGTGCTGACGCCATCAATAAGGCCTTGGATTCCGCGTTTGCCGACAGTGGAACGGCAGGCGTGATTCTTCGCATCAACAGTCCCGGTGGCAGTCCGGTGCAAGCCGGCCGTATTTACGACGAAATCATGCGGCTGCGGGCCAAGTATCCCGCCAAGCCGATCTATGTGGTGGTTGACGAGATGTGCGCGTCGGGCGGTTATTACGTAGCGGCTGCCGCCGACAAGATTTTCGTCAATCAGGCCAGTATCGTTGGTTCGATCGGCGTGTTGATGGACGGGTTCGGCTTTACCGGCTTGATGGACAAATTGGGCATCGAGCGTCGCTTGCTGACGGCTGGCAAGAACAAAGGGTTTCTCGACCCATTCTCCCCCGAGACCGACGAGCAGAAAGCGTATGCGCTGCAAATGCTGTCCGACGTGCACCGGCAGTTCATCGACGCGGTGAAAAAGGGCCGGGGCGCACGGTTGAAGAATGATCCGCAGTTGTTCTCCGGCCTGTTCTGGACGGGCGAGAAAAGCATTCAGCTCGGACTGGCCGACGGCTACGGCACGGTCGATTCCGTGGCGCGCGACGTTATCAAAGCCAGCGATATCGTCGACTACACCGTGAAGGAGAGCTTTCCCGACCGCGTTGCGCGGCGATTCGGCGCGGCCGTTGGCAACGCCGCCATCGAGACGCTGTTGATGAGCGGGCGCATGTCCATGCGCTGA
- a CDS encoding Rieske 2Fe-2S domain-containing protein has product MMADEEAIPICAGSALADGGQGVRFQVSLGGRATPAFVIRFEGQVHGYLNQCAHVPMELDWAEGQFFESSGLYLMCSTHGATYEPDTGRCVGGPCRGGALHKLRVEERGSEGEATVVWLPERDIQPLAPV; this is encoded by the coding sequence CTGATGGCGGACGAAGAGGCAATTCCAATCTGTGCCGGTTCGGCACTGGCGGACGGCGGCCAGGGGGTGCGCTTTCAGGTGAGCCTCGGTGGGCGCGCCACACCCGCCTTCGTGATTCGCTTCGAGGGCCAGGTGCACGGCTATCTCAATCAGTGCGCGCATGTGCCGATGGAGCTCGACTGGGCCGAGGGGCAGTTTTTCGAAAGCTCCGGCTTATACTTGATGTGTTCGACTCACGGTGCGACTTACGAGCCCGACACGGGCCGCTGCGTCGGCGGCCCTTGCCGCGGCGGTGCGCTGCATAAGCTGCGTGTCGAGGAGCGTGGCAGCGAGGGCGAGGCTACAGTGGTCTGGTTGCCGGAGCGCGATATCCAACCGCTTGCGCCGGTCTGA
- a CDS encoding HAD-IA family hydrolase, which produces MPKTEFDLIVFDWDGTLMDSTPTITRCIQAACRDLDLPVPADEVASYVIGLGLRDALQTAAPTLDPSQYPRLSERYRFHYLLSGNETVLFSGVREMLAELRERGRFLAVATGKSRVGLNRALEAAGLLGTFDATRCADETFSKPHPAMLQEIGRELGQDLSRTVMIGDTTHDLQMAANAGAAGVAVAYGGAHSLEALRALGPSYCAQSVDELRAWLLERV; this is translated from the coding sequence ATGCCAAAAACTGAGTTTGATCTGATCGTGTTCGATTGGGACGGAACCTTGATGGACTCGACCCCCACGATTACCCGCTGCATTCAGGCAGCCTGCCGGGATCTCGATTTGCCGGTGCCTGCCGACGAGGTCGCCAGCTACGTTATTGGGCTGGGCTTGCGGGACGCCTTGCAGACTGCCGCGCCAACGCTCGATCCGAGTCAGTATCCTCGTCTGTCGGAGCGTTATAGATTTCATTATTTGCTCAGCGGCAACGAGACTGTGCTGTTTTCCGGGGTGCGTGAAATGCTCGCGGAACTGCGCGAGCGCGGTCGGTTTCTTGCCGTCGCTACCGGTAAATCGCGGGTGGGCCTCAACCGCGCCCTGGAGGCCGCTGGCTTGCTGGGAACCTTCGATGCTACGCGGTGTGCCGACGAGACGTTTTCCAAGCCGCATCCGGCGATGCTGCAGGAAATTGGCCGCGAATTGGGCCAGGATCTGTCGCGCACGGTCATGATCGGCGATACGACCCATGATCTTCAGATGGCCGCCAATGCGGGTGCGGCCGGCGTGGCGGTGGCTTATGGCGGCGCTCACTCGCTCGAGGCCCTGCGCGCGCTGGGGCCGAGCTATTGTGCTCAGAGCGTCGACGAGCTGAGGGCTTGGCTGTTGGAGCGGGTCTGA